TGAAGCTACGAAATACCTCTTTGATGTCCTTTTCGCAAAGTTGAGGCAGCGGCATGCGCGAAATGACTTTCCCATCGCAGTCCAGCGTATCGGTCCCGATGCCCAGCCTCAGACGAGCTTCGTACTCTTTTTCAAGGAGAGCCAAACGACCCAGTTGCTTTGTTCCTTTGCGCCCGATGCCAAGGACCAATACCCCCTGGGCGAAGGGATCAAGGGTACCGGCATGCCCCACCTTTCTCTCCCCGGAAATGGCACGTATCTTTTTCACCACGTCAAATGAAGTCCATCCCCGTGGTTTGTCTACTGTCACGATCATCAGGGCCCGGAACGGTCTTTTTCAATCTCCGCGAGAATCCGGTCGATCCTTTCGACCTCTTCGTAAGTGTCATCGTAATAGAATCTCAATTCAGGGACCGATTTCGCCACAATCTTTCCCCCCACTATTCTTCGGATGTATTTGGCCCGGTCACTGAAGAAACTCTCCACATCACTCTTGGGAATGTTCCGGTTGAGAACGCTGACATACACCTTGGCATGTTTCAGATCGCTTGAGACTTTCACATGAGTCACCGTAATAAGATCGAGATGATTTGCCTGTACTTCCTTGAGGATTATTTCGCTGACGATTCGCTTAAGTTCATGGCCAAAACGGTCAGACCGCGTATAAGGCCGGAATCTCATACGATCTCCAATTTCTCGCCCGTAACCACTACGGGAAA
This Candidatus Neomarinimicrobiota bacterium DNA region includes the following protein-coding sequences:
- the rbfA gene encoding 30S ribosome-binding factor RbfA, whose translation is MRFRPYTRSDRFGHELKRIVSEIILKEVQANHLDLITVTHVKVSSDLKHAKVYVSVLNRNIPKSDVESFFSDRAKYIRRIVGGKIVAKSVPELRFYYDDTYEEVERIDRILAEIEKDRSGP